Proteins co-encoded in one Nicotiana sylvestris chromosome 7, ASM39365v2, whole genome shotgun sequence genomic window:
- the LOC138873777 gene encoding uncharacterized protein, whose product MLRSCVIDFGGSWDQFLPLTEFVYNNSYQSSIQMAPYEALCGRRCGSPVGLFELGEARLLGTDLVQDALEKVKVIQESLCIAQSRQNSYADKKARDVSYMIEQLDGYLTYDVEPRAILGRQVRKLRSKDIASVKVQWRGIIREKLGAKRASFEPKQTKPDELSIWAPQAASGTTCGAGDSTDNLGSALVGVWR is encoded by the exons atgttgcgttcttgtgtcattgatttcggagggtcatgggatcagtttctaccgcttacaGAGTTTgtttataacaatagctaccagtcgagtattcagatggctccatatgaggctttgtgtgGGAGGCGGTGTGGATCTCCAGTTGGTTTGTTTGAGctgggcgaggctaggctattggggacagacttggtgcaggatgctttagaaaaggtgaaggtaattcaggagagtcTTTGTATAGCACAGTCGAGACAAAatagttatgctgacaagaaggctcgggatgtgtcctacatgattg AGCAGTTAGATGgttatttgacttatgatgtggagccaagaGCCATTTTggggcgtcaggttcgaaagttgagatcaaaggatatagcttcagtgaaagtgcagtggagag gaattaTTCGGGAGAAATTGGGGGCAAAACGCGCAAGCTTTgagccaaaacaaacaaaaccggACGAATTGAGCATTTGGGCGCCACAGGCAGCCTCTGGCACCACCTGTGGCGCTGGAGACAGTACTGACAATTTGGGCAGTGCCCTGGTGGGCGTCTGGCGCTGA